A genomic stretch from candidate division WOR-3 bacterium includes:
- a CDS encoding T9SS type A sorting domain-containing protein: protein MQIFFLLTVIATTPAWRIEMTGPEATLPGMATWQEVMISEPVAGSDEIRIMPGWPKKVQSNSTFSPCRGAALADFDGDGSLEVIMPSPAGQLHVWRADGSYYPGWPRTFSGMGQYAAAVGDIDRDGEYEIAICTRGMTSGGAVYVFAENGTVKSGWPFTGLVNGNFADSPTLADIDGDDTLEIIVGERDWPIGHLHVLRHNGVEQPGAWPCSLSHVPALGAAVGDINLDGEPEIVYASYNALYVLHPDGTLLPGWPLTNPNGGSFSYQSPALADIDNDDTLEIVIAYHGSSSGTAVFRHDGTQVNGWPYAFPRWTYCPPTVADLYRNDDLKVLCGLSGIMGGAAAVLYGFDDDGSVLNGFPVVQAGGDAAEGNITVADVDGDGDMEVLFTSNLMTSADTSGYLYAVHHDGTPVAGFPLRTYGWTYLNGATVADVDGDDSLDIVTVSYDNATTMAVTVWETGVPFNRMAWEWPTYQFDMARTGLYQKPTVGVSEEKRNKTVVQRLVPSCVRAGMNVYFVPAPEKPVPVSLYDRSGRVVAVLRVGPQGTTLPSALEPGVYFVRTSRLSHLDKLIVVR from the coding sequence ATGCAGATATTTTTCTTGCTGACCGTTATCGCCACAACACCAGCGTGGCGGATTGAAATGACCGGGCCAGAAGCCACCTTACCAGGGATGGCAACCTGGCAGGAGGTTATGATATCCGAACCTGTAGCAGGCAGCGATGAGATTCGGATTATGCCCGGCTGGCCCAAGAAGGTGCAAAGTAACAGTACATTTTCACCCTGTAGAGGTGCTGCCCTTGCCGACTTTGACGGTGACGGAAGCCTTGAGGTGATTATGCCATCGCCCGCCGGTCAGCTTCATGTTTGGCGCGCTGATGGCAGTTACTATCCGGGCTGGCCCAGAACTTTTTCCGGGATGGGACAGTATGCGGCGGCGGTGGGTGATATTGACCGCGACGGCGAATACGAAATCGCCATCTGCACCCGGGGAATGACTTCGGGTGGTGCGGTCTATGTGTTTGCGGAGAACGGAACGGTCAAAAGCGGCTGGCCCTTTACCGGACTGGTAAATGGAAACTTTGCCGACAGCCCGACCCTTGCCGATATCGATGGCGACGATACGCTCGAAATCATCGTCGGTGAGCGCGACTGGCCCATTGGCCATCTCCATGTGTTGCGTCATAACGGGGTTGAGCAACCTGGTGCCTGGCCCTGTTCTCTGAGCCATGTGCCGGCGCTCGGTGCTGCGGTCGGCGATATCAACCTTGATGGTGAACCGGAGATTGTCTACGCCTCGTACAATGCGCTCTATGTCTTGCACCCCGACGGTACCCTTTTGCCGGGCTGGCCCTTGACAAATCCGAACGGTGGTTCTTTTTCCTATCAATCACCGGCACTGGCGGATATTGACAATGATGATACCCTCGAAATCGTCATTGCCTATCATGGCAGTTCTTCCGGGACCGCGGTATTCCGTCACGATGGGACGCAGGTTAACGGCTGGCCCTACGCTTTTCCCCGCTGGACCTATTGTCCGCCCACGGTTGCCGACCTTTATCGGAATGACGATTTGAAGGTGCTGTGCGGGCTTTCCGGGATTATGGGCGGTGCCGCAGCGGTTTTGTACGGGTTTGATGACGACGGTTCGGTTTTGAACGGGTTTCCGGTTGTCCAAGCGGGTGGTGATGCGGCAGAGGGGAATATCACGGTGGCGGATGTTGATGGCGATGGTGATATGGAGGTTTTGTTTACCAGCAACCTGATGACCAGTGCCGACACCTCAGGTTATCTTTATGCGGTTCATCACGATGGCACACCGGTTGCCGGCTTTCCTTTGCGGACTTATGGCTGGACTTATCTAAATGGTGCGACGGTTGCCGATGTTGATGGTGACGACTCGCTGGACATCGTTACGGTTTCCTACGACAATGCCACAACGATGGCGGTTACAGTCTGGGAGACCGGTGTACCTTTCAATCGAATGGCATGGGAATGGCCTACTTATCAATTTGATATGGCGCGGACCGGTCTTTATCAAAAACCTACAGTCGGGGTGAGCGAAGAAAAGCGTAATAAAACGGTTGTCCAGCGCCTGGTGCCCAGTTGTGTGAGGGCGGGGATGAATGTTTATTTTGTGCCCGCGCCCGAAAAACCGGTGCCGGTATCGCTCTACGACCGTTCCGGCAGGGTGGTTGCGGTGCTCAGGGTTGGACCGCAGGGCACAACATTGCCTTCGGCGCTTGAGCCCGGGGTTTACTTTGTCCGGACTTCCCGGTTAAGCCATCTGGACAAACTGATAGTTGTCAGGTAA